The Parvibaculum sp. region CTACCGCGGCAGCAAGGGGCTGCTGCCCGTCACCGATCCCGACTGGAGACATCCCCTATGCGAGGCTTTCATCGCCGGCGCGCAGTCGATCGGGCTGCCGCGCAATGCCGACTATAACGGCGCCACCCAGGAAGGCACGGGTTACTACCAGCGCACGATAGCCGGCGCCCGCAGGATCAGCGCGGCCCGCGCCTATCTCTATCCGGTCATGAAGAAGCCGAATATCCGGGTTCTGACCGATGCCCAGGCCTCCTCCCTCATCCTCGACGGCAAGCGTGTTGTCGGCGTCAGCTACAGACGCGGCGGCGTTGCGTCGGAAGTGCGCGCGCGCCGTGAAGTCATCGTCAGTGCCGGCGCCATTAACACGCCGCGTCTGCTGCAACTGTCTGGCATCGGCAACCCGGATGTCTTGACCCGCGCGGGCGTTACTGTCCGCCACGCGCTCAATGGCGTCGGCGAAAACCTCTCGGATCACTACAGTCCCCGTCTTGTCGCCAGCGTGAAGAACATCGGCACCATCAACGGCCTCGTGAAGGGCCCGCGCCTGATGTCCGAGTTCCTGCGCTGGAGCCTGCGCAAGCCGAGCGTTTTGGCCCTCAGCGCGGCGGTCTGCTACGCTTTTGGCCGCTCAGATCCGGCGCTCGACGCGCCGGACTACACCATCATCTTCACGCCCGCGAGCTACAAGGACGGGCAGCTCGGCGTGCTCGACGACTATCCCGGAATCACGGCCGGCGCCTGGCAGATGCGTCCGGAAAGCACCGGCTATGTCCACATCACGTCGGCCGACGTCAACACGGCGCCGACGATCCAGCCGAACTATCTCGCCGCCGAAAAAGACCGCCGGGTCCTGCTGCACGCCATTCGCTCCGCGCGCCGCATCCTCCAGAGCCAGCCGATGGCCGCCT contains the following coding sequences:
- a CDS encoding GMC family oxidoreductase N-terminal domain-containing protein; its protein translation is MDVFDYVIIGGGSAGCVIANRLVTAGASVCVLEAGPVDSNFFIHMPVGFVKTLFNPSLIWQFYSEPSEGSGGRKLYAPQGKTLGGSSSVNGMVYVRGQANDYNAWAQSGNRGWGYADVLPYFRRIESRMAPHDPNYRGSKGLLPVTDPDWRHPLCEAFIAGAQSIGLPRNADYNGATQEGTGYYQRTIAGARRISAARAYLYPVMKKPNIRVLTDAQASSLILDGKRVVGVSYRRGGVASEVRARREVIVSAGAINTPRLLQLSGIGNPDVLTRAGVTVRHALNGVGENLSDHYSPRLVASVKNIGTINGLVKGPRLMSEFLRWSLRKPSVLALSAAVCYAFGRSDPALDAPDYTIIFTPASYKDGQLGVLDDYPGITAGAWQMRPESTGYVHITSADVNTAPTIQPNYLAAEKDRRVLLHAIRSARRILQSQPMAAYYDAERLPGASLQTDDELLDFARRYGSSTYHLAGSCRMGPSTARNTVVNDQLRVHGLENLRIADSSVIPAMVSANTYATALLIGEKAADFILGREALADAA